One Heyndrickxia oleronia genomic window, ATCGTTGATAAGCATACAGGAAATTATGGATATCGTCGAATTGATATGGAATTACGTAAGCGTGGTTATGTTGTAAATCACAAGAAAATTCTACGGATTACAAATAAACTCGGCATTACTTGTAAATCCTTCACACGTAAGTCTCGTAAATTTAGTACTTACAAAGGAACGATCGGTAAGATTGCGAAGAACCTTATCCACCGTAGATTTGATACAAACATTCCACATCAAAAAATGACAACTGATACATCAGAATTTAGATACTACACGGCCGATTCTAAAGGAAATATGATCATCAAGAAAGCCTATTTAGATCCATTTTTAGATATGTATAACGGTGAAATTCTAGCCTTTAGGGTATCAGAACGACCAAATTCAAAAGCTATAATGGAGGCTTTAGAAGAAGCCATTGAACGAACAAAAGATTGCCCATATAGAACAACCGTTCACTCTGATCAAGGGTGGGCATATCAAATGAAAGCATATGTAAAAAAAATAAAAGATAATAATATATTTCAAAGCATGTCCAGAAAGGGGAACTGTCTAGATAATTCACCTATGGAAAATTTCTTTGGCATTATGAAGCAAGAAATGTACTACGGTAGAATTTATCACTCTTTTGAAGAGTTAAAACAGGCTATTACAAACTATATTTATTATTATAATAATGAACGAATAAAAGCAAAATTGGCTGGCATGAGCCCGGTTGAATACCGTCTTCATACCAGCCGATTAGCAGCTTAAATATTTAGTCTAACTTTTGGGGTTCAGTACAGAGTTATCCTTTTTTGTGTATTTGAGATTTATTTGTTCTAGACTAAAAAATAATTTCAGAAAGATGTCTTTAAACGAATAATTACCCAAAAATTTACAAATAACTAACTAAAACCACTCCGAGGCTAAAAATGTTCTTACTATACACTTCTACTATTGTTTTCAATGTTATCGCATATAAGTTCGTAAAAGAGATGTCAGCAAATAAAATTGTTCATATCTGGCTTTTCACAATCTCTTTACAATTACTCTTCGATACATTTATCGATTTAAAATATCATGGGTATTGGTATTTGACACAGGGGATTGATTATTTAGCGTTTCCCGCTTACACCCTTTTAATTCCCCCAATCAATGTCCTGTTTTTAGAGTACTTTCCTTTTGGTAGATCAGTGAAAGGAAAGGCATTATATATAATCATTTGGACCATACTTTTATTACTATATGAAATGTTGGTCAATCTACCACCACCATGGGGATATTTTCATTATGGTTGGTGGAAGTTCTGGTATTCCTGCTTTATGGATCCTATCTTGTTATTGATTTTGATCGGCTTTTATAAATTTATTACTAAATTAGAGAAGAAGCTAAAGCTGGGACACTAGGGTCAGGTTTCATGTCCCAGCTTTCGATTATGGAAGAACAAAGGTGACGGATGCCTATTTATTTGACTTTCATGTTTACGATTAAATTTGCCTATTTTCCTTACATAAAAATAGTCTTAAATATGTAGGTTAATAGAAGAAGGATTTAATTATGATCGAAAGAAATAGATAGTAAGTATGTTGTCAAAATAATAGAGGTGATCATTTTGAAGTTTTCATATGACTATATAAAAAGTGGGAATGCAACTTGTGTATTAGAGATGGGGAAGGAAAGGTTTGAATTTTATCCGACCTTTCATTCGGATGCGCTTGGTGATTTTGTTTCTTATTTGGCATCTGTCCATCCTTTATGTAAATTAAGCTGGAAAGAAGGAGCGTTTCACAAAATAAATGGAGGGATTACGTGGGAGACAGGCACATATTTATTGCGTTGGGAACTCAAGCGTGATTTTGAAGACTTAGAAATTAAGATTACAGAATGGCAAAACCCGATGATTGATAGAAAAGGAGATTCTCAATTAATTAGAAAAGTATTAGAGGCAAAATGTAACTTTAATGAATTTGTTTTATGTGTGGTCAAAGAGTTGGATCGGGTGATTAAACAACGGGGGATTTTGGGATATCGACAAGAATGGCAAGGTTATACATTTCCTATCGATGGATTTTTGGATTTGAAATATGCTTGTCTATATAAAAAACCCTTCGAGATTACCAAAAAGAACAATGGAACATCATTAGAAGCTGAGCTAAATTTATTGATGGAAAAAATGGATTAACGATAAAATAAGACCCTCTAAAAAACGTACTCCAATAAATTATCGAATATAGCTTATCAAAAGGTCTATGGTATCACACGCTTTTAGATAATCAAAGAAAGCGGCTACTCGGATTCTTTTTCTAGTTGTTAAACCGTCTCTAAGCAGTAGCCGATAATTTTTAATAGATCCGATGATCATTTGTGTTTGATTTTTTGCATAGAATAAGTCTGCAATCTCTAGGTTATCACGGCTTCAACTGATACTTTTTTATTTTTAAATACAAGGTATTCCTACTTATTTTCAACAAACTCGCAGCTTTGCTGATATTCCATTCAGTAGCATGTAAAGCAGTTTTAATGGCCTCCCTTTCAGTGTTGATCAGAGGAGGGGGCGGCTCAAATGAATTTGTTGATTCGCTTTTTTGTTCATACTCATTTATAAATTGTAAATCCTCTACACCGATTTCATTTCCTTCTATCAGAAAAGCGGCTTGCATGAGAACACTGTGCAATTCGCGAATATTTCCCGGCCAATGGTAGGATTGGAGCTTTTCTTTTGCATCATTTGTTAGTTGAAGAAAAGGGTGATTAAGTTGTAATAGTAAATGATCGGTTAGTTCGAGGATGTCTGATCTTTCCCTTAATGGGGGAAGTGTGATGAAGATGCCTTTTAAACGGTAATACAAATCCTCTCTAAATCGTCCTTCCTGAACCTCTTCACGTAAGTTTTTATTTGTTGCAGCGATGATTCTGGTGTCAATGGTTTTCTCCTTTATTCCACCAATGCGAGTGACCTTTTTTTCTTGTAATACGCGGAGTAAGGCTGCTTGTGCTTTTTTGGACATGTCACCAATTTCATCAAGGAAAAGGGTACCTCCGTTGGCTGCTTCGAATTTCCCTGGTCCACCTTCTCGATTTGCACCTGTAAATGCCCCGCGTTCATACCCAAAGAGTTCACTTTCTATTAAACTTTCAGGGATAGCACTACAATTAACTGCTATAAATGGCTGCGGTTTACGAGGGCTTGATGTGTGCAAGGCTTGAGCAACTAATTCTTTGCCTGTCCCACTTTCGCCGTAAATGATGACTGGATAGTCTGTAAAGGCTGCTTTGTTAATCATTTTTTTTATTTTTGTGATTTGCGGACTACTGCCGATAATTTCTGCTGTTGAATAAAGCTGTGAATCCTTTTTTCTAGTTGTATGTAATGAAACAATGGAGCGCGCAGATTGATTTGCTTGATCAGAGATCACCCCGATTGCCTGTCCTTCCTTATGGTAGAACTCTTTTCCAAGACAATCCTTCCCAAGGAGCCTATGAGTTGCATGGTTTGCACGTATGATTCTTCGTTCTTGGTCGAGAGTTATGAGCGGGAAGGGATAATAATTTGTCGTTAGTTCTAATTCCTTCGTAGCTAACAGTTTTTCTTGATTTGCCTGCTCAAGAATTAAGCGATTATACACTGATTCAGCCATCATACTAACTA contains:
- a CDS encoding sigma-54-dependent Fis family transcriptional regulator, whose product is MSPLRMMDPKDLITQSWRRCQEYGLDPNGPMNNQLLTGIDLEKALAKNQFLLDQTTPLLEKLYKTLPNKGLVTVIVDRNGIIIQKAGKLELDVAFNYMEVGANWSEEIKGTNAIGLALHEKRLVTTHAEHHFFVKNHILTCAASPIYSPSGEFIGAINISARKEDFHPSMIALVSMMAESVYNRLILEQANQEKLLATKELELTTNYYPFPLITLDQERRIIRANHATHRLLGKDCLGKEFYHKEGQAIGVISDQANQSARSIVSLHTTRKKDSQLYSTAEIIGSSPQITKIKKMINKAAFTDYPVIIYGESGTGKELVAQALHTSSPRKPQPFIAVNCSAIPESLIESELFGYERGAFTGANREGGPGKFEAANGGTLFLDEIGDMSKKAQAALLRVLQEKKVTRIGGIKEKTIDTRIIAATNKNLREEVQEGRFREDLYYRLKGIFITLPPLRERSDILELTDHLLLQLNHPFLQLTNDAKEKLQSYHWPGNIRELHSVLMQAAFLIEGNEIGVEDLQFINEYEQKSESTNSFEPPPPLINTEREAIKTALHATEWNISKAASLLKISRNTLYLKIKKYQLKP